The DNA region ACCGGCATCCAGCATGACTTTGAACACTTTATCCTGGAATTGGCTGCGCATCTCGTAATTCCATGTATGAAAACGTTTATCCCCCCATAATCGTGGGGTCTGCATCACTGTTGTACTCATCGCTTCTCCTTTACAGCACACAGGTGGGCTGAATACGTTGTAAGCAAGCTAAGGCCAAGCCCCGGATTCCTCGAAAAGGATACGGCTTTGCGACTGCTTGGACTTTGATCGCGGCTTACGTCTATTGTAGCAAAAAACAGCCGTTATCGTCATATGGGGGTCTTACAGCCTAATTCTTCATTGTTACTTGAATGGGCCTCCCTTAGTTGGTATATTTAAATTAGAAAAATAAATATCTGTTTCAGGCTGTATTGATACGGGTATATATACGGAGAGGATTCATATTTGTAAGACGTCATGGATACAATAATACCGTGAGGTGATTGCGAATGAATTCATCGACAGTGAAGTCTGACAGAGATAAGATCGCTGTGGAACTTACCCCGAATGAAGCTTTGGCTCTGACCGGCGTGGAATTTAATGCCGATCATGATGTGAAGGCTTCGGCACAACGTAAAATTCGGGCCGCCTTTGAGAAGACATTTGATTTCCAAACACAAGAAAGGTAAATATTTCACAGTTTAACTACCGCGGAACCCCAATTCCAATATAAGAAAGAGGAACCTGTTTCTTTTCCGGGAGGGAAAGATAAGGTTCCTTTTTCTATTGGCTCTTTACTTTTGGCCGTAACTTCGTCACAATATTGCAGTATCGGGATATGACGTCCCAATTCATTGGACAAGCTTGTGGAGGTATGTGATGCGTTTACGCGGGAGAAAAGGTATTCGGGAAAATCTGGAGCAGCAGGAAGATCTGGTCGTTTTGGACCCCGGTCAATATAGAGGAAAGTGGGCCGAGCTGTTCGGCAACGATCTTCCGATCCATGTCGAATTCGGTATGGGCAAAGGCCAGTTCATCAGTCAGATGAGCTACAAGCACCGGGATGTCAATTTTATCGGCGTGGATATGTACGATGAGCTGATTCGTCGTGCAAGCGAGAAGGGACGGGGCGTATGGGCTTCGGAGGGAGTGGATACCCCGCCGAATTTGAAGCTGGCTCTGCTCAATATCGAGAACGTCGAGCAGGCCTTCGCTCCGGGAGAGATCGAACGAATTTATTTGAATTTCAGCGATCCGTGGCCCAAATCAAGACATGCGCGCCGCCGTTTGACGCATCCGCGGTTCCTGGATAAATATAAGGCGATTTTGAACGACAGAGGCCAGATTCACTTTAAGACGGACTCGGTCACGCTGTTTGAATTTTCGTTGAATGCTTTCGCGGATTACGGTTTGCAGATGACTAATATTTCCCTGGATTTACATCGTGACGGGCTGAACGAAGAGCATGTGATGACCGAATACGAGACGAAGTTTGTCGGGCAGGGGATGAAGATTCATCGCTGCGAGGTCCTTATCGGGGAAGCCGCGCTCGAAAGCTATCGCCCGAACCGGCTGGAGAAATACGGAAAATAGTAGATTGCACAATGCCAGCACCGTGCACTTCCTATGATAACGGTTACAAGGATAATTATAATAGAAGAAAAAGATCGAACTTGCACCGATTTACATCCGGATCCTCGGGAACATGGTCGATTGATGCAGCTTCGTGCGGATGGGATGGGAACGCTGGTTAATCCAAAAAGGTGTACTCCAATTTCTAGGAGTACACCTTTTCATTTTCAAGCATGTCGATAATGCTTTTCGCGCTTTGCATGGGATGAAACCGCTCGATGTCCTTCAAATTCCGCTCACGCTGCTCCTGGATGCGGTCGTATTGGTGTAGCAGCATGTTCATCCATTTGCCGATGACCTCCAGCGAGGTGATGGGCTCCCCCAGGCCTTGAGCCGTAAAGTATTGGCAGTTCTCTTCCTCCTGCCCGGGAAGCGGCTGATGAAACAGCATCGGAATGCCTTTGGCCAGCCCTTCCGTACAGGTCATTCCGCCCGGCTTCGTGACGAGCAGATCGGATACTTCCATCAGCTTGTCAATTTCGCGGGTAAAGCCCAGCAGCCGGATATTCGGGTGCTGGAAGCGCGGGTTGGCTTCCATCTCCTCCCGGGCCTTGTCATTGTTTCCAAGGCAGAAGATAATCTGGACCTGCTTGCTCCACCGGGTCAAATATTCGTTAACGACCTCGTCGTTCATAATGCCCCAGCCGCCGCCCATAACGAGAACGGTCGGCATATCGGACAGATTGAAGCGCTCGCGGATTTCATCCTTGCTTGGATGGGTCCAGAAATCGGGGTGGATCGGAATGCCGGTCACCTGGATTTTTGCCTGGGAGACGCCGCGGTTCAGCAGCTTCCGCTTCACTTCCGGCGTCGAGACGAAGTAGCGGTCGACTTCGGGACTGATCCACGTATCATGGGCATCGTAATCGGTAATAACGGTACACAGAGGCACATCGGTGCCCAGCCGCTTCAAACGGGATATAACCGCGCTCGGAATAAAGTGCGTGCATACGATGATATCGGGCCGAAGCGCCCTGACCACGTTCTTGGTGCTTGTATAGAAGATCCGGTGGAGCGCTAAAGCGGTGAACCGGTTAAAGGATTTCTGATGGCGGTACATGTACCCTACGAGTCTCGGGCGTGTCGTGATCGTCTTCCTGTACGCCGAGATGATCAACGGAGCGATCTTGGGGTTCAGGAAGCTTCCGAGCTCTAGTACCTTCGTTTGTACGCTAGGGGACAATTGGCGCAGGCTGCTGGAGAGTGCGTGGGCGGCCTGCGTATGACCTGCACCGAACCCTTCAGATAACAGCAAGACTCTTTTTTTAGCCACTACTTTTCACCCGTTCTGCAGCGTTATTCTTTAACTTTAACATATCGGCTTTAGGAAGAGAATGCAACTGTTTCCGGCTGCTATGGGGAGGGACTATGGTCCCGGATCAA from Paenibacillus ihbetae includes:
- the trmB gene encoding tRNA (guanosine(46)-N7)-methyltransferase TrmB; translated protein: MRLRGRKGIRENLEQQEDLVVLDPGQYRGKWAELFGNDLPIHVEFGMGKGQFISQMSYKHRDVNFIGVDMYDELIRRASEKGRGVWASEGVDTPPNLKLALLNIENVEQAFAPGEIERIYLNFSDPWPKSRHARRRLTHPRFLDKYKAILNDRGQIHFKTDSVTLFEFSLNAFADYGLQMTNISLDLHRDGLNEEHVMTEYETKFVGQGMKIHRCEVLIGEAALESYRPNRLEKYGK
- a CDS encoding UDP-N-acetylglucosamine--LPS N-acetylglucosamine transferase, translating into MAKKRVLLLSEGFGAGHTQAAHALSSSLRQLSPSVQTKVLELGSFLNPKIAPLIISAYRKTITTRPRLVGYMYRHQKSFNRFTALALHRIFYTSTKNVVRALRPDIIVCTHFIPSAVISRLKRLGTDVPLCTVITDYDAHDTWISPEVDRYFVSTPEVKRKLLNRGVSQAKIQVTGIPIHPDFWTHPSKDEIRERFNLSDMPTVLVMGGGWGIMNDEVVNEYLTRWSKQVQIIFCLGNNDKAREEMEANPRFQHPNIRLLGFTREIDKLMEVSDLLVTKPGGMTCTEGLAKGIPMLFHQPLPGQEEENCQYFTAQGLGEPITSLEVIGKWMNMLLHQYDRIQEQRERNLKDIERFHPMQSAKSIIDMLENEKVYS